From one Populus alba chromosome 17, ASM523922v2, whole genome shotgun sequence genomic stretch:
- the LOC118060372 gene encoding putative FBD-associated F-box protein At1g61330 gives MIGNLIYYSFMNSDQVEARKEDRISQLPDRILSIILSRLPMKDLVKTSALSNRWKHLWALRTNLNFDVDGIFGTNHERPDCSSKHSKHYEEFKLEFARCVDGFLQNFQGTKVISFKLHFLKHLGDTSNINRWISSVIGLGIEELELILSGMTLFSYYHHGLLGDEYYSFPYWLLPHPSDSRVKHLHLRTCVLKPPADFIGFNKLITLQLHDVFLGEEFLASLLSNCLLLQGLMLIRCKHMSLLKVFSTSLQNLVLLDCSNPSPVKVIAVNLTDFEYSGDIMKITVFVAPCLVKIYFNFNSIHVIDMPNALSHCATFPTLQTLILHLDPWKEKRLPQSVDSLKNLKQLELFYIRASKVEDLLWVLTYLNACPLLEKLDITLSGEEFHKNQREMRNICGCTYSRLKKVRMNGFNGNWFEMELITHILKSATSLDQVVISPLALFYLGGGEWSRFTPDESWHESRQDVVRKSLQENAPAGVHLVVL, from the exons ATGAttggtaatttaatttattattctttcatGAATTCTGATCAGGTCGAAGCCAGAAAGGAGGACAGGATAAGCCAGCTCCCCGATCGCATCCTATCCATCATTCTATCAAGATTACCCATGAAAGATTTGGTTAAGACCAGTGCTCTATCCAACAGATGGAAGCACCTCTGGGCGCTGAGGACCAACCTCAATTTTGATGTTGACGGCATCTTTGGAACCAATCATGAAAGGCCGGATTGCAGTTCAAAACATAGCAAACATTACGAGGAATTTAAGCTTGAATTCGCAAGGTGTGTCGATGGATTCTTGCAGAATTTCCAAGGCACAAAAGTAATTTCTTTCAAGCTGCATTTCTTGAAACATCTTGGAGACACTTCAAACATTAATCGATGGATTAGTTCTGTGATTGGATTGGGAATTGAAGAGCTTGAACTTATCTTATCAGGCATGACATTATTTTCCTATTATCATCATGGTCTATTAGGTGATGAATATTATAGCTTTCCCTATTGGCTTCTTCCCCATCCTAGTGATTCAAGAGTAAAGCACTTGCATCTACGAACTTGTGTTTTAAAACCTCCTGCTGATTTTATCGGATTCAACAAACTAATAACCTTACAACTGCACGACGTCTTTTTGGGAGAAGAATTTCTTGCATCTCTCTTATCCAACTGTTTGCTCCTTCAAGGTCTCATGTTGATACGCTGTAAACACATGTCCCTTTTAAAAGTTTTCAGTACTTCACTCCAAAATCTAGTGTTGCTTGATTGCTCCAACCCATCACCAGTTAAGGTAATAGCCGTAAATCTCACGGATTTTGAGTATAGTGGAGACATCATGAAGATCACTGTATTTGTTGCTCCTTGTCTGGTAAAGatctatttcaatttcaattctatTCATGTGATAGACATGCCAAATGCATTATCCCACTGTGCAACATTTCCAACTTTACAGACTCTAATCCTGCATCTCGACCCTTGGAAG GAAAAAAGATTACCACAAAGCGTGGACTCGCTCAAAAATCTGAAGCAACTAGAGCTATTTTATATCAGAGCAAGTAAGGTAGAGGATCTGTTGTGGGTTTTGACATATCTAAATGCTTGTCCCCTGCTGGAGAAACTTGATATCACG CTGAGCGGTGAAGAATTCCACAAAAATCAAAGAGAGATGCGAAATATCTGTGGATGCACATATAGCAGACTCAAGAAGGTTCGGATGAATGGATTTAATGGTAACTGGTTCGAAATGGAGTTGATAACGCATATACTGAAAAGTGCAACATCCCTTGATCAAGTTGTTATCAGTCCCTTGGCTCTTTTTTATCTCGGAGGTGGAGAATGGAGTCGTTTTACTCCAGATGAGTCGTGGCATGAATCACGACAGGATGTTGTTAGAAAATCACTTCAGGAAAATGCTCCTGCTGGTGTTCATCTTGTAGTCTTGTGA
- the LOC118060391 gene encoding biotin carboxyl carrier protein of acetyl-CoA carboxylase 2, chloroplastic: MASISVPCPKTVLVAAGAGSNAQNPLPKHRISFPRPPNSNQNPSLSFGSTVSGFEWSNRKQQAVVKVQAQLNEAIAKKSSNSAVVVDTEPKVASSEGEDEPTESKIPDVSSISAFMTQVSELVKLVDSRDITELQLKQSDCELVIRKKEALQQSAPAAAILAMQPPYPHATFPAPLPAAAPAPAAAIPPPSPAPALPSPAKASSSSHPPLKCPMAGTFYRSPAPGEPPFVKAGDKVQKGQVICIIEAMKLMNEIEADQSGTITEIVAEDGKPVSVDSPLFVIVP, from the exons ATGGCTTCTATCTCTGTTCCATGCCCCAAGACTGTCTTGGTTGCTGCTGGTGCGGGATCCAACGCTCAAAATCCACTACCAAAGCATAGGATCTCTTTTCCTCGACCTCCCAATTCCAATCAGAACCCGTCTCTCTCTTTCGGATCCACAGTGTCTGGTTTTGAG TGGTCTAATAGGAAACAGCAAGCTGTTGTGAAGGTGCAGGCACAGCTTAATGAG GCTATTGCCAAGAAATCTTCAAATTCGGCGGTGGTGGTGGACACTGAACCCAAAGTTGCATCGTCAGAGGGAGAGGATGAACCCACAGAAAGCAAAATTCCTGACGTGTCATCTATCTCAGCATTTATGACACAAGTATCAGAACTTGTCAA ACTTGTGGATTCAAGAGATATCACCGAGCTGCAACTGAAACAATCAGATTGTGAGCTTGTAATAAGGAAAAAGGAGGCTTTGCAGCAATCAGCACCAGCAGCTGCTATTCTTGCAATGCAGCCTCCTTACCCACATGCAACGTTTCCTGCTCCACTACCAGCAGCTGCTCCTGCCCCAGCTGCTGCTATTCCCCCACCGTCCCCTGCTCCTGCCCTGCCTTCTCCTGCAAAGGCAAGCTCGTCATCTCATCCGCCACTGAAATGCCCCATGGCTGGAACCTTTTATCGGAGTCCAGCTCCAGGTGAACCCCCATTTGTGAAG GCGGGGGATAAAGTGCAGAAAGGTCAAGTCATTTGCATCATCGAAGCCATGAAGCTAATGAATGAAATCGAA GCTGATCAATCTGGAACCATAACCGAGATCGTGGCAGAGGATGGGAAACCAGTTAGTGTGGACTCG CCTCTTTTTGTCATTGTACCATGA
- the LOC118060392 gene encoding probable mitochondrial-processing peptidase subunit beta, mitochondrial gives MAWKRLLTLARRPHRPLSATTARSFSNAASVATVSPTTPPTPPPPTAMIYDRLAESVKSKLKLLENPDPRFLKYGSPHPTLKTHTHILSSPETRITTLPNGLRVATESNLAAKTATVGVWIDAGSRFESDETNGTAHFLEHMIFKGTEKRGVRELEEEIENMGGHLNAYTSREQTTYYAKVMDKDVNKALDILADILQNSTFDEGRISRERDVITLEMKEVEGQTEEVIFDHLHATAFQYTPLGRTILGPAKNIETISRDDLQNYIQTHYTAPRMVIVASGAVKHEEFVGEVKKLFTKLSSDPTTAAQLVAKDPAYFTGSEVRIIDDDVPLAQFAVAFQGASWTDPDSIALMVMQAMLGSWNKSAGGGKHMGSELAQRVGIDEIAESMMAFNTNYKDTGLFGVYAVAKPDCLDDLAWAIMHETTKLCYRVSEADVTRACNQLKSSLLLHIDGTSPVAEDIGRQLLTYGRRIPYAELFARIDAVDSSTIKRVANRFIHDQDIAIAAMGPVQGLRDYNWFRRRTYLNRY, from the exons ATGGCTTGGAAGCGCCTTCTAACCCTAGCTCGCCGGCCCCACAGACCTTTATCAGCAACCACGGCCAGATCCTTTTCCAATGCCGCCTCCGTCGCCACCGTCAGTCCCACCACTCCACCCaccccaccaccaccaaccGCCATGATCTACGACCGATTAGCTGAATCAGTCAAATCAAAGCTCAAACTCCTCGAAAATCCGGACCCAAGATTCCTCAAATACGGGTCACCCCACCCAACTCTCAAAACCCACACCCATATCCTCTCCTCACCTGAAACCCGCATCACTACGCTCCCTAATGGTCTCCGTGTCGCTACTGAGTCGAATCTGGCTGCTAAAACTGCGACTGTTGGGGTTTGGATTGATGCCGGGTCGAGATTTGAGTCCGATGAGACAAATGGGACTGCTCATTTCTTGGAACATATGATATTTAAGGGAACGGAGAAGAGGGGCGTGAGGGAATTGGAAGAGGAGATAGAGAATATGGGAGGGCATTTGAATGCGTATACAAGTAGAGAACAGACTACTTATTATGCTAAAGTTATGGACAAAGATGTTAATAAGGCCTTGGATATTTTGGCTGATATTTTGCAGAACTCTACTTTCGATGAGGGGAGGATATCTAGGGAGAGGGACGTTATTACTTTGGAAATGAAGGAG GTTGAAGGGCAAACCGAGGAAGTAATTTTTGACCATTTGCATGCAACTGCTTTTCAATACACTCCTTTAGGTAGAACTATTCTGGGACCTGCTAAAAACATCGAGACAATATCCAGGGATGATCTTCAGAACTATATACAAACACACTACACAGCTCCTAGAATG GTGATTGTTGCATCAGGGGCTGTGAAGCATGAGGAATTTGTTGGGGAAGTAAAGAAGTTGTTTACAAAGTTATCATCTGATCCAACCACTGCTGCACAGTTAGTTGCCAAAGACCCTGCATATTTCACTGGTTCTGAG GTCAGGATAATTGATGACGATGTTCCTCTGGCACAATTCGCCGTCGCTTTTCAAGGAGCATCTTGGACAGATCCAGATTCCATTGCTTTGATGGTCATGCAGGCTATGTTAGGTTCTTGGAACAAGAGTGCAGGAGGTGGAAAGCACATGGG TTCTGAACTAGCACAAAGGGTTGGCATTGATGAAATAGCAGAAAGCATGATGGCTTTCAACACAAACTACAAGGACACTGGTCTTTTTGGTGTTTATGCCGTTGCGAAG CCGGATTGCTTGGATGATTTAGCCTGGGCAATCATGCATGAGACAACTAAGTTATGCTATCGAGTTTCAGAAGCTGATGTCACGCGTGCTTGTAATCAG TTAAAATCTTCCTTGCTACTTCACATTGATGGAACTAGTCCTGTAGCGGAAGATATTGGGCGCCAG CTACTTACTTATGGTCGAAGAATCCCATATGCCGAACTGTTTGCTAGGATTGATGCTGTCGATTCAAGCACTATCAAACGTGTTGCAAACCGATTTATTCACGACCAG GATATTGCAATTGCTGCCATGGGTCCCGTCCAAGGGTTGCGTGACTACAACTGGTTCAGGCGCAGGACCTACTTGAATCGTTACTAG